One genomic segment of Arthrobacter sp. Marseille-P9274 includes these proteins:
- a CDS encoding ATP-dependent 6-phosphofructokinase — protein sequence MKIGIMTSGGDCPGLNAVIRGAVLKGIKTYDHEFVGFLDGWRGVVDGECIDLPRHKVRGISKQGGTILGTSRTNPYDGPNGGPENIAATLERLGVDAVIAIGGEGTLAGARELTNAGLNIVGVPKTIDNDLDATDYSFGFDTAVQIATEAIDRLRTTGEAHHRCMIAEVMGRHVGWIALHAGMAAGAHAILIPEQKVSMEQVAAWVMEAYERGRAPLVVVAEGWVPEDEDKPWAERGVDAFGRPRLGGIGEHLAPELERMTGLETRATTLGHIQRGGVPSAYDRVLATRLGMAAVDSVSDKRWGTMVALRGTEVLNVGFQEAVGNLKFVPQHRYDEAAVLFG from the coding sequence GTGAAGATCGGCATCATGACCAGCGGCGGCGATTGCCCCGGCCTGAACGCGGTGATCCGCGGTGCCGTGCTCAAGGGCATCAAGACCTACGACCACGAATTCGTCGGCTTCCTCGACGGGTGGCGCGGCGTGGTGGACGGCGAATGCATCGACCTGCCGCGGCACAAGGTCCGCGGCATCTCCAAGCAGGGCGGCACCATCCTCGGCACCTCGCGCACCAACCCGTATGACGGACCGAACGGCGGCCCGGAGAACATCGCCGCGACGCTCGAACGGCTGGGCGTGGACGCCGTGATCGCGATCGGCGGCGAAGGCACCCTCGCCGGCGCCAGGGAGCTGACGAACGCAGGCCTGAACATTGTCGGCGTCCCCAAGACGATCGACAACGACCTCGATGCCACGGACTATTCCTTCGGTTTCGATACAGCCGTCCAGATCGCGACGGAGGCGATCGATCGCCTGCGCACGACGGGCGAGGCCCACCACCGCTGCATGATCGCCGAGGTGATGGGCCGGCATGTCGGCTGGATCGCCCTGCATGCCGGCATGGCGGCCGGCGCCCACGCCATCCTGATCCCGGAACAGAAGGTCTCCATGGAGCAGGTGGCCGCCTGGGTGATGGAGGCCTACGAGCGCGGCCGCGCACCGCTGGTGGTCGTGGCCGAGGGTTGGGTCCCGGAAGACGAGGACAAACCGTGGGCCGAACGCGGTGTGGACGCTTTCGGCCGGCCGCGGCTGGGCGGCATCGGCGAGCACCTGGCCCCGGAGCTGGAGCGGATGACCGGGCTGGAAACCCGCGCCACCACGCTCGGCCACATCCAGCGCGGCGGCGTGCCTTCCGCGTACGACAGGGTCCTCGCGACGAGGCTGGGCATGGCCGCCGTCGATTCCGTGTCGGACAAGCGCTGGGGCACCATGGTGGCGCTGCGCGGAACCGAAGTCCTCAACGTCGGTTTCCAGGAAGCTGTGGGGAATCTGAAATTTGTTCCGCAGCATCGCTACGACGAGGCGGCTGTCCTCTTCGGC
- a CDS encoding PspC domain-containing protein codes for MDSFYRFLRAIPLRRGPNRWLGGVCGGIAAKFGWDPTLVRIATLLLFLVPGIGVAGYLVVWLLLPNYDDSIALERLLANKRLGR; via the coding sequence ATGGACTCCTTCTACCGCTTCCTCCGAGCCATCCCGCTGCGCCGCGGCCCCAACCGCTGGCTGGGCGGAGTCTGCGGGGGCATCGCCGCCAAGTTCGGCTGGGACCCGACCCTGGTCCGGATCGCGACGCTCCTGCTCTTCCTGGTGCCGGGAATCGGCGTCGCCGGCTACCTGGTGGTGTGGCTGCTCCTGCCCAACTACGACGACAGCATTGCGCTGGAGCGGCTGCTGGCCAACAAGAGGCTGGGCCGCTGA